AGGCAACGGAGGTGAACGGAGCTAGAATTTTTTGGCTCTACGTTCGCCTCCGTTGCCACCGTTGCTCCGTTCCAGCGAAACCGTTCCCTCCGTCCACCTCCGTTGGACAGCCGCAGGCGCTACAAATTCCCCCGCAGTCCCAACTGATCCGCCTTCTCCCGCATGAACGCGATCACGTTGGCGATGTGCTGGTCGAGCGGCAGCCCGAGCTCCTCCGCGCCGCGCTTGAGATCGTCGCGGTTCACCGCGCGCGCGAACGCCTTGTCCTTCATCCGCTTGATCACGGACGGGGCCTCGAGGTCCAGGACGCTCTTCGACGGCCGCACCAGCGCCGCCGCGGTGACGAAGCCGGACAGCTCGTCGCACGCGTAGAGCGTCTTCTCGAGGCGCGATTCCCGCGGCACGCCGGAGTAGTCCGCGTGCGAGAGGATCGCGCGGGTCACCCAGTCCGGGTAGCCCTTCGCCTTCAGGATCTCGACGCCGCGGAAGGGATGGTTCTGCTGATCGGGATAGCGCTCGTAGTCGAAATCGTGCAGCAGCGCGACCGCGCCCCAGTCGTCCTCGTCCTCGCCGAACTGCCGCGCGTAGCCGCGCACCGCCGCTTCGACGCCGAGCATGTGCTTGCGCAGGCTCTCGGACTGCGTGTACTCCGTGACCAGCGCCCAGGCGTCCTCTCGCGACAATCCCATCGCCTACTGCCCTCCACCGACTGGCGGCTGCACCTTCTGGTAGCCGCGCGGAACCTCGAACTGCGACGCCTCGGCCGAGGTCGGGCCGATCTGCACGACCTCGCTGCGAATCTCGTAGCCCGGCATGATGGTGGAACGCAGCGCGATGCGCAACGGGAAGCGCCCGCCGGCGGTCAGCGCCTCCACGCCCGGGATCGCGGCGAACGCCTGCAGCGTCTTGAAGACGCCGGCGTAGCCGGCGCCGGCGAACGCGTCCGTCGACCACAGATCGCCGCTCAGCTCGAGGTTCTGCGGAAAGTCCGGCGGCAGCGCCGTCCCCTCCGGCACGGGCACGCGCAGCTGCTGCCGGAAGCGAAACCGTTCGGCCCGGTGCCCGGCGATCGTCGCCCTGTCGCCGGTCGGCTCGATCGAGACGTCCGGCGCGCCGAGCAGCACGCCGAGATTCTGGTTCGCCGGGATCTCGTACCAGGTCTTGTTCCCCGGGTTCAGCACGCGGATGGTCTCGTCCCCCATCTTCTGGATGACGACGCTCCCCCTGGGCAGCGTCGCCAGCCGCCCCTGCACGTCGGCGCGCGTCTGATCGCCGGCGATCACGTACTGGATGTCCACCGGACCGTCGGGCGTCAGCAGCTGCGTCAGCAGCGGACCGAAGTTGCCATACGGGCTGGGTTTCTCGCCGTCGCGCAGCGCCGGCGCGTCGACCCTGGCGATGCTCATGCGGATCGTCGCCTTCAGCGTCGCCGCCGGCGCGGGCGGCTGCGCCGCGGCGGCGGCGCTCAACACCAGTCCGGCGATCACCACCAGCCGCATACCTAAGCCCCCATGATCTTCACGACCACGC
This region of Vicinamibacterales bacterium genomic DNA includes:
- a CDS encoding HD domain-containing protein; its protein translation is MGLSREDAWALVTEYTQSESLRKHMLGVEAAVRGYARQFGEDEDDWGAVALLHDFDYERYPDQQNHPFRGVEILKAKGYPDWVTRAILSHADYSGVPRESRLEKTLYACDELSGFVTAAALVRPSKSVLDLEAPSVIKRMKDKAFARAVNRDDLKRGAEELGLPLDQHIANVIAFMREKADQLGLRGNL